TTTGGCCCAATATGCCCCACCTTAAATACGGGcctgatgatattattattatttgttttaacgtatatttaaaggacttgtaaaaaatgttattaaagtagttatttttatacaatatattctatagagtaactaaaaatcaattttttttttagtatattaactattaagctAATTTGTTTTTAGCTTTGAACTGttttcttatttgaaaaactttttttttctttaacttaactttgtgatatatttaacttattttgtttaatttgaaaGAAACGctgatttcattaaaatgatgtaatttgtttaatattcaataatctcaattttaattgctttattttatagtttgtatttgttttttaaggtTAATCAATGAAATTATAGAGTTCGATCAAAAACTAACACTTCTTTCACCAGCATTCATGGTTCGTCATCGTTCACTAAGTAAAAAGAGATGGATCATTTCAGcgatttcgttatttttatatcttctTGGATACGAAGTGTGTGCTTTATACTTATGGCAGCTGAAGACCGTAGATATTAGTACTGTACcagtgttattttttagtatgccATATATAACAGACTTTGTGGTTATTAtcacaatttgtttttatctcaATAACTTAAGCTATAGATTTcaaacattaaatgatttctgGAAATGTCTTCCTACTGGTTTAATTCCTATTCATGGTGAATGGACACATTCTGAAATAGTTATGTTGGTAGAAAGCATTAGATTATTGCACGCCAAACTatcagaaatattaaaaatattcaatttaagctACGGCTTATTGCTATTAGGTTTCTTTGTATGCAGCTTCATagattttatgtacatattttatttgatgataTATCATGAGCTGGCTACGCCAAAAGTCAGTTTTacccaaaatattataaaatatttgccactacatttgtttaacatacaattaatagtttttttgatATCAATCATCGTTGCTGTTTCATGGATAAAAGAAGAggtagtataaaatttaaattggtatTCTTAACTTTAGTAAAATTagctataatacattatgaacacatgttacataatagtaaattttttttttaatattatattgtatttcaaagatcatatttttattgtattttgtttttacagaaaaatagaattatatcatatttacgtTCGAGTCGGATTTCCAATTTACCAGTTGACACaaaaatacaagtaaaatatattttgtattcattacctatgtgtttatattaatttaccttGATATTGatggtatatatttaacaataaacgtACCTAatcaatagttaatttatatttatataaatacaaataaaattatattatttattgaaacattAGCCCCTTTACAGACTTacagtatttaaatagtttaatttaattttttcttttatacgaaatatacaatatcaagTACATATTAAGGTCACAGTAAATTGGTTACGGCCGTCATGTGTAAGTGTAACTaca
This sequence is a window from Rhopalosiphum maidis isolate BTI-1 chromosome 1, ASM367621v3, whole genome shotgun sequence. Protein-coding genes within it:
- the LOC113549528 gene encoding uncharacterized protein LOC113549528: MMLINEIIEFDQKLTLLSPAFMVRHRSLSKKRWIISAISLFLYLLGYEVCALYLWQLKTVDISTVPVLFFSMPYITDFVVIITICFYLNNLSYRFQTLNDFWKCLPTGLIPIHGEWTHSEIVMLVESIRLLHAKLSEILKIFNLSYGLLLLGFFVCSFIDFMYIFYLMIYHELATPKVSFTQNIIKYLPLHLFNIQLIVFLISIIVAVSWIKEEKNRIISYLRSSRISNLPVDTKIQVKMFMNQINILEFDEISALGFFNINLNLVVSILVLLMTGLASLIQMRNHPIITAMVNNTLSFYTIWKNENSNANRSRNITLLSNQF